A region of the Apium graveolens cultivar Ventura chromosome 6, ASM990537v1, whole genome shotgun sequence genome:
aacaaatTCACAATGTATTCCACGTgccaatgttaaggaagtataatccgGAAACCAGACATATAGTGGAATACGAGCatatagacatgcaaccagacttaaCCTATATGGAGAAACCATTAAGGATTAtagatcaaaaaggaacaagtacttTTGAACAGGGTTATCAAACTGGTCAGAGTTTTGTGACAGAAGCACAATGTGGGAGAATccacttgagagttagaaagcgcaatgctagaaatGTATCCCCAATTATTTTTTACCTAATTCCGAGACAAATTCCTTTTAaagaggggagactgtaataaccccaaatttttgaAACTTTTGAAACCCCGGTAAATAGTACTTTTGTTTcaaaaccctgatgaatagtgaATTTTGCTGATTAAGAAATATTATCAGACGACCATATATAGGAGTTcttttatggaaattctgagTACATATTAGTATTCCGTAGTGAATTTGAGTTTATGTGAAAGTCGTTAGATTTGAAAATgagcactttgatttttcccgaaaatccaccagacaTCGAAGGAATTAAGTATAAAGTGTTAAGATCAAAGGAAATAAATCCAAGGATTATATAAGAGGATCACTAAAGGAATAAAAGATATTGAGAAGGACTTAAAAAACCATTATAATAAGATCATAGATATGTTCCCTGAAATGATCAACGAGAATGAGAGTTAAGcgaatcataaaataaataagtgaTCAAGGAACCAACTTATGCAAATAACAAGGGAGATTACCCAAACAATTAGCAATAATCAAGTGGATTAGgacaaggtgacatcatcaaaccataaggaaCCAACATGTGGCATTATGATGATGCAAACAAAGTGACATCATCACTTTATTAAAGAGAAATCAAGATAATTGTTCAAGTAAACACTTGGATCATTATCAACTAAGCATTTCAAACACAACTCCAAAGATCAACCAAACCACGTCCCCCCCCCCATTTCTCTTCACTCTTGGCCTTGCatagaaaaggaagaaaaagaaaagcAATGTCCAAGCTTTAGTCCACCATAAATCAAGAGGTTAGTTTCTATAgctcctatatttcataactaagaagagccATGAGTTTAAGCTCATGAATACATGGCTATCATAGTCATTTAATTCATCAAAGATGATattgaatagtaactttcaagaaataactttgatttcttgattttatttggaAGTTCAAGGTTGTTTAAGCTTTTATCGAGGCCCCCTTAGGCATTTCAAGGCTCTTGTATTATGTTTAGAAGCTCCAAGGAGATATAACCAAGCTTTCCCCCTTTTTGTTAAGTTATAAGCTTGTATGAGTTAGATTATAAATGGGTGTTTTTATAATCGTTAAGGAATGAGAGGATTAAACATGTATAGTTGTATGTATGATAAGTTATGGTTGATTGATTGTTGAGCCATGAGAATTATTTGTTGGGTTTGAGGTTTTTAAGTAGATTTTGACTTGGTTTAGTGGTAAAAGATGagatcttgagttgttgttgaattgttgttgaattggtgttGTTCAAAGTTTTGGAAATTAGTAGTTATAgccgttataatgcccgattttccaaTGACTATTTTTGTGTGTAACTTTTTGGCTCGAAACCTCTACTGTTAAAACTCACCACTGCTATAATTAGTAAGGTAATCGGACCGATCCTAAAAACACATCCACCCACGGACATTCAGGCAAGTTTTCAGACCTTGTTACTGTCGTTGTGATAATTGCAAGTATATGCATGAATGTTTAAAATGAAATTTTGCGATATAAATGCATGTATGATTTTAAGTTAAAATCTTTCAATATGTATGCATGAATGttttgaaattattatatttcaATAGTGAAAAATGATTGTTTCAATTAGAGCTTACGaactacataatacctatgctagtgATAAGCGATattttgcgtatacccttagtataggatATACGAGGTTGAGCATTATACtttaaaccgggagacgatgtttccgagtatgttacgtatagttttaaaaactaataatcgaataagatttattcaaTAGTTTTAAATAGTAagtaaatattatttcgaatattcgattaatagtttaattacgattaaatattattaatgaatattattttgattattcaaataaagatttaactttgaatattttatattaattattaaatgaattttagttttgaatattcatttaagaacTTTTAACTCcgattattttatttaaaaatgttCTTTAATcgttaaatatttaaaaaataatatttaaaaattcattcaATATTCTTCAAAGTGATTTATATTAATTAAATCATCTTTATCTTAAATGTTTTCGAAACATATTTTTAAACTTTATCAGATGATTTTAAAAGTAAAGAGAGGATCCCAAACcccgttttcaaatttaaatctTTCTTTACAGAGGaaatttaaatacttgctcaaaataTAGGGGATCTTGCTTAGAGATTTATTTTATATTCTCAATGAAGTTGCTGAATAGATCAAGaaagttttgattacttacccaacattcgggaagtaagtcatGGAACAAGTGTAATCCATTAACAAGAATCACTTGGGAAATATTGATGAGTTTCCCCGTTCCATCTAGATaggacttcttggtggagtcctGTCAACAAGTGTCTACTTGGGAAAaagggagacgagctttacgtttcagggtcatggatttcatccgaactaggagtggcataagtggccgagtgaCGCTGGCCCAGCATTTATTTTTTAAGGGCCTAATGTGCCCGGAAGTTTCGCAGTAGCggttcattccttaggagttcagcgATCGGGGGGCAAGTAAACCCGACTGTTCTCCCCTACATGTAGGTATTTGGTAGAGTTGTACaactgcgactgatcatcgtaagttgCACTTCTCGCGCGTCAATGCTCCAGAATTGGTTCATCATCGACATTGGATATTTTTGATTTTGCAACACTATCCTGAGAACCCCGAGAAAAAAGGTTGCTGCTGGGTGACCGATGAGTGCTGGCAGAGTCAACACTTCAAAATGATATGTTGaaaatgaagtatcttgtaacttcatcttttaaataatattcaagGATTTATTTTACTTGAAGGGACAAAGCCCTCGAGAGTTTTACGAAACTGATTTATATAAGACTTACCTTGTAACTTTAtgtatgtgatgaacttttgaaaatTGGTTGTACTTTGAACAACAGTAGTTTTCAAAGGAATTTATGAAAATAATAGATACATATATTGAAGTATTTCGTAACTTCATCTTCAAAAACATATATTCAGTTAATTTTACAttatgcatggcaaagatttGCATAAAAAtgttaagacaaggttagatatatgagatcaccttgtaacgtaTATTATGTATTTTATATTTTGAAACTTTGTGTATACTTGTATAACCGAGATTTTCAGTGATTACAAAAAGTTATATGTTGAAGTaatttgtaacttcatcttttggtgtaccagacttatgtataattatgaattgtgtTATATAATGGCAATGAACATGTAAACttattcagaaatccttttgagttgtaataattcataaattatgaatCTTATGACTTGTATTAGTTTCAGTTTCATGTCTGGGACTATAATTTGTggggtgtgtgtgtatattgtggggtcacaacatgcaGTAGTTAGTTGTTGATTCAAGATTATGTGTTATTAttggaaatggaactcgtgacaactcggatccccgaccccggattagGGGGTGTTACAGTTTTAATAAGGGTGGAAAAAACTTGGAAGGTACAAGGGAGGAGAAACTGGTGGCCCTAGTTGTACTTATAAGTCCACTCTCCAAAGAAGAGGTGGAAGTGAAATAACTAAAGGAGATGGGAGAAAGAAAACTATAACTGTTACAAAAGAATTGACTACTGTGACAACCACTGAAAGACAAACTTTGACAATCACAAATGATAATGATGGCCAGGCTGGAAGGGTTATGGAAGTTGGTGCTAAAGCAAGTCAGTTCAAGAAAACTCTAAAAGTGAAGGGAAGAAACAcgactctattctacaaggatcctaaAATTACAGCTTTTGATTCAAAGGTGAGTAGAAGGATTTTTGAAAAAGgaaatcctggagttgatcttgaataGTTGAAATTAATGGATGAAAAATTAAAGTCACCGAAATTTGTAAACTCTGATGTACCTCAAATTAAAGACATTCCAAGAAAACAAAGAAGTCAAAGACCAAAAAAAAAGAATTTTCATCAAATAAGTCAGCTCAATTCCAAATGCTGAAGGACCTACTCTTAGGTCTCAAGCTATCTTAAATGCTGATAGGAGGTATAAGgggaaagaaaaggttggtgaaaaatcaaagtcaaaattAGTATCTGCTAAATCTCAAACACTGATAGATCCATTTTATTCAATAAGTCAAGCTCATGACGATGCTGATGAAAAAAAGGTACTTGAAGAAGAAACCAATCAGGTTCACAGGAAAAGGAATGTGATTCCTGGATCTAATTGGGTTGAAAAACTTGAAATTACTTCAACCATTAACATTGCTCATGTTGGAGAAATAAATGCTGAAGCTCAACCAATCTCAACCTCTGATACTACACATGTTGGAGATAGAACTAACCAAGAAAGGTTAAAAGTTGATCACACCATTCTTGAAGGAGACTCAAACTCTAATACAGAGGGCTCAAAAGCTGATAAGCCAAaacttacttttgaagaaaagaaaaagctACTATGGGGAAGTAAGACACCAGCACCAAAAAGAGATTCTTCTGAGACCATTAACAAAATCTGCAGTGGTAATTCACAATCTAGAATGGCGGGCATAAGAGGTGGCTTGGCTCTTTCAAATGCTGATAATTACATAGAAAATGCTTTAATTCTAAGGGATCCAAGGAATCTGATAGAAATATGTGAAAATGTGAAGCTTGAAGATCTACAGAATATTATATCAGTTCAAATTGTGCTTGATTTGTATGACACAAATAAGCTAAAATAAAACATGTTGTATTTTCTTGAGTCAGGAAaaattagaatttttttattttaatttctagtTTTCATTATAAAAATATTTCTAGTGAAAtaacactatatatatatatataataaagtTCTGCGTAGACCTTATTTTATTTGGAGACTTTGAAGACCATGATCTTAACCATCCATCACTATCTAATCTAAAGGCCCACATTTTATCTAATTTTCAACTTTTTAAGAAATATTAGGGGATATACATATATTTGTAAAAACGTGACTATATATTCTGTATACATTTGGATCACATAACCAACTGCCCGTCAGTTTCTAAGCATCGTTACTATAGGCATTCAGTTATTTAATATATCTCTTCCAATTCCCTAGATTTTATCtatctctctaattaataacgACATCATGCAATTTCAATATCCCGATCTCAAGTATTCTTCCTTCATTCAAGTTTTTGGTCTTGTTTTTTTACCGGTCCATATTGTTAAGACTGAGCATTATGTCTGATAAAGCAGAGTCTTTAGGTATTTCAATTGTTCattatttattcatttttttaatgtATATTGTATGTGATGGTCTTTGTACTTGTGTGTATACATCTTTGTTTTTTTGAAATTTGATGTGGTACTTTCCATTGACAAAATATATTTGTGTGTAATTTTATTCACTTAGTACACATGAATATGTAGAACATGTTTGGATTGATTATTTAACTCAACTTTTTGATTGTTCTTCTTTTTTAGGTTCAATTTTAGCTCCATGTGTTGATAGTTATGATTCAGAACAACCAAGCTCAGAATCGGAAGTTGAAAGCTCAGAATCAGATGAAGATATGGATGATATAAATAATGTGGATGAATCAGAGTTTTCATATTCCATTGATGCATATGGTAGAAATTATTTCATACCGAAATGCGAAGAGCAACACAAGCCACAAATAAATCGGCATTTACCAACTTAAGAGGATGcatattatttttattatctATATGGTCAGAGATGTGGATTTAATATGCGGAAGTCTACAAAGAAAATGGGCTCAAAAGGAATATTGTTGGCTAAATACGTTGTATGTAACAGGGCTGGCACCCCTTATCAGAACAGGTCCAAAATTTTAGATGATAATGGTTTCGAGGTAACGAAACCACGGAGGAAAATAACATCTCGTAGATGCAATTTCAAGGCACAAATTATTTTGAAACCTGCAGGACAAGGTTTTGTGTTTATGGGTTTTATTGAGGAACATAATCATCCTCTAGCAACAAGAGATGCTAGAATATTTTTACGCTGTAATAGGAATTTGTCAGTTGCTAATCAGAATTTTATTATGGACTCTTCAAAAGAAAACGTAGGTGTAGTAAAATGCCATGCTATAGCGAAGGAAATGATGGGTTCGTATGAAGATATATGTGCAACTGTTAAtgattttaagaatttttctaggGATGTAAAAGTTCGTATTGGACCCCACGATGCTGATATGATTTTGGAAAAATTCAAGTTGAAGGAGACCTCTAACAACAAAATTTACTACGATTATAAAGTTTATAGAGATGGTCATTTGACTGGACTTTTTTGGACGGATGCAATAGGTCAAGCAAATTTTGATGTATTTGGTGACATGGTCTCATTCGACCCTACTTTTCGGACGAACAAGTATGTTTTTCAGTTTAACAATTTTATATAGAATTCAATAAATTCTTTATATgtcactacaccatatatgggcTATTGCAACCCCAAAAAAGTGTAGTAAAAGATACCAAATATGTTACAATAGAGGTTTTTGCAACATTTGTACTAAAATTCAGCGTTGCATTTACTGCCGTTGTAATAGAAACCTATAGCAACATTTTTTGGACTTATTGCAACATTTAAATGTGTCACAATAACTCGCTTTATTGCAACATTTTTGCCAGTTTTAGCAACATATTGATGGTGTTACAATAAAATACTGCAACACTTTCCAGTAACATTTTGGAGTCTAATGTGTTACAAAAGTCAATTTATTGCAACATTTTTATGTAACACTTTTTCCCTATTGgcataatttatcatttttagcAAAATTTTACTACAACACTTGTGTTCCTATTGTAATGCTTTTAATAGTTTTAGCAACATTGTAGTGCAACACTTGTGTTCATATTGTAATGCTTTTTAATAGTTTTAGCAACATTAATTTGCAACACTTTTTATTACTCTAAGTTGCAATATCCTGTTTGAAATGTCAAAAACCATCCCAAAATCACATAAACCTGATTTCACATTTCTTGCAAATCTAACAAAGTACAAATCAATAAAGCCCAAACAAAGTTGGCTTATACCACAAGATCATCTTGCATCTAGCAAGTAATTTTACAAAGTCGAAATACATAATCAACGTACACATCATAAATCTTGATAAAGCTAATTAGTCTTTCATGTCTAAGTAGCAACATACCAATAGTATGCATATTTTAAATAAAAGTACAGATAGGATATTTCTTTTTAGGAACTCATCAAAATTTGTAATTTCTGCAGAGAATTTCAAGCCTTGCTGCTTTGTAGGCAACGAAAGATTATCGTTAATCATCGTATTCTGATGGAACAAACTAATGTGCCCCACTGCACAAACTCTTATGTTCCATACCACTAAGTCTTCTTTGTATTCACTTCTAACCTACTGTAATAGTCCTTGGAATGGCCAAATTGATTAGGAATGCCACGACAGTCAAGTTGCACAGAAGGAAACATCTCTATCACCATTCTGAAATAGAAAGTAAGACAAGATCTTTCACATATAAGTTTCTGAGTTCTCAGGACTCTTTAGTCAACTATATTTATACAGGAAGCAGCCCTATAATTGATAAAGGTATAATCTTAATTTAACAATTCATACGGCATAAATCAGCTCTATACATGTAACCTGAGGTGATTTGGTCAAATAATATTATATCTTAGCTGGCACCCGACAACAAATTTTGACATTAGTACTGTTGTTTAGATCAATATAATATACAGTTTCATTGATATTTTAAAACAACACAGAACAATAATCAGGTATTGAAAGAATTATACTACTTAAGTAGGACTCTAATCTCTAAAGTCTAGACGATCTGAGTACGTCTTTCTAGGGTATTCTCTGTTTCACCTAATGTTTTTCATTCTGAGAGTTAATAATTAGATAGAAAAAAACATAGTTCTCCATATGTCTAGTACAATAACAGTAAGTAGTATATAGATTCTTACTTGAGCATTCGTATCACATAGCCTCTTTTTCCTTCTTCCTTTCTATTTAAAAAGAATTCCCGCTTAACAGCATCACAATTGAGCTCGTACATGATAGCTGCATACTCTCTGTCGTCCAAGTCGAGTTTCTGTAATTCTATATCCACTCTTCTCGCTCCGTATTTATCTCTTTGATCATGCAGAGACATGTTGATACTACTGCAAGTATTCTGACAATTCAAAGTTCTACTAAGACTACTCGAACTCCTTGGAGAAGTCACAACTAGCTTTTGGTACACAGTATAATTAGGAAACTTTAACACTTTGTCAAATATGACGCCCGTCTCTTTACCAAGTCTCAACCTTAAACATGCACGGTGTGATCCCTATATTTGTATCATTACCATTAAAATTCGTTGGACAAAGATAACTAGAAAAACTAAGAAAACAACTTACCACTTACCCCTTTTGATTCCTCATAAAAAATTCGGTCAAGCCCGCTGGTCAAATCTTTAAATTTGGCTTCATCAAAGGACTTTCTGATGAAATTTAAGCAATCAGCTCGACTACCAGGCCTGCGCCTGATATTAATCTTCTCCATAGAAATTTATTGCTTCTCTGATGGACATTTTCCTACGAAGAAACCAAAAAACAATTATACAATAAAATTTAGAGGGCAAGAGATACGCTAACTGCAGGCCCAAGTTTATGTTCAAGAACTAGGCAAAAAAATGCACAGAAAACACACACACGCATACAAACTTTCAACAGGTCACTAACCTCTACATAAGTTGGAGCTGCAATACGTCTGGATGGTTCATTCAGCGGACTATAATAATCAATTTTTTTATGTCCAGTCGAAGGGATATTCTCCTTCAAGATAAATTAAAAACAGAAGACCCCTTCTAGATCAACATATTTCAACGTCCAGAGAAATATGTCACAAGAAATGGTCTTAAGCGTTATCATGTTCTGTGTTACCCAACACTGGACAAAAAAAAGCCTATGATCAGGTCCAAATTATCTCTGCagtgattttaattttttttgtcaaGGCAATTTCAGAATTCTGGTATTACACTAAAAAAGACTTTATTTTTAATGCACAGTTGTCAAATTACTTTGCATTGAATCTGTCTCTCTGAACTTAACTCCCTCCATGATACAAATCATGTTTATTCTAGGCATGTTGTAGAAGCAATCTGATGAATTTGGAATACAATCTACTCGAACATTGTTTAAGTAGCAGTACCAAAACAAGATGATAGTTACTAGTTACAATTAAGCTATATACTAAAAATGAATGTCAATACAAGCGTTTAGTTGAAGGCACATACAAAAGCTGCAAAATTAAGAAAAATGCTTTAAAATAAGCATTTTGTTGAAAAGTGCATCTCGTCCAAACATAAGAGCATAGTATAATCTTAGAATAACAAATCTACTAGTGCTAGAATGAGCCATATTATTGACTTTAACATATGGACTATAGTTTACAAGTCAAGATCAAATTCCGAACAGTAGAGCAAAGAGATAATATTACCTGGATTGGGTTTTTTGCAATCAATATTCCATCAATACCACCGCCAATTACACGACCATCCGGACCTGCTAGTGAGACGCTTAATCTGCCAGTCCTTTTAAAACTGCCATTCTCAGAGACTGTAAATGAGCCCGTTAAGGATAAGATCTCAAATCGACCCTGCAAATTCATAGAACCTTATTCCATTTTATCAATAAATTGTTGACAAAGTTAATGTGAATACATGCACATATTAGCTTAGAAATATGTACAATATGCTAGAAAAGAGAAAATCAATTATCAGGGGGAATACCATAATCATATTTTAGAAAATTGAGAGAGATCAAAGGCTGTAAATATAGAGATGTCTCCCCTAGTCAGAAATCAAAGTAGAAACAACTCTTCTATACTAATTTGTAGCTCCACAAGTTCATCACTTCATATTAGTAGCAACACTAGTGTACATGAACACTTTTTCTCTTTGTATCTGCAATCTCATTCAGTAAATTCAGTACATACTGAATTTACTGAAACAAAAGATTAAAATACAAATGAGCAAGAGATATCATAGGATCTCTTTCAACAGAAGTGTTGTAGGCTTGTTGTAGCTCTTTTCTCTGATGATAGATAATAAAAGTACTTTGATATTGAGCCCTATAtagtaaaaaatatatattttatctACTGTATTAATATTTTTTATCTACTTCAAGCCTTGGAGTTATAAAAGTATGGTAAGACAAATAAATCTCTATATGTAATATCTAAAGTTTACAACACTGAAAATAACCTGTTATCTTCGGTAACACCGTTAGTTCTCCAAAATCTAGTCAATGCTGCAAGTGATAAAGCACACTTCAACGCTTCAACCTAATTCCAAATCAACAACATCAAATGTCAATCACGTGCCTTACTAATAAAAAGTAGTAATTTATAAAAACATACAGTAAACTTAAACAATTTTCTCACCAAAAAAATCGCAGTAGTGACACTATAATCATACTTCCCAGCTATCTTCGACCACACAATAAGTATAGCTTGTGAACTCGTGAGAAACGTGAGTGCTAGTGTAACAACCGTTCTATTAATTCCAATCACACAAACACAAACAAAAAATACACAAGTTTAAAATCAAACATACTGACATAACCAAAtcaattaaattttatttataattcatCAATTAGTTAGCATTACTCACTTGAGCTTCCACTTCGATTTATCGCCAATTTTCCCATCCGATTTCGACAAAATA
Encoded here:
- the LOC141665801 gene encoding protein FAR1-RELATED SEQUENCE 5-like, with amino-acid sequence MRKSTKKMGSKGILLAKYVVCNRAGTPYQNRSKILDDNGFEVTKPRRKITSRRCNFKAQIILKPAGQGFVFMGFIEEHNHPLATRDARIFLRCNRNLSVANQNFIMDSSKENVGVVKCHAIAKEMMGSYEDICATVNDFKNFSRDVKVRIGPHDADMILEKFKLKETSNNKIYYDYKVYRDGHLTGLFWTDAIGQANFDVFGDMVSFDPTFRTNKYVFQFNNFI
- the LOC141664104 gene encoding uncharacterized protein LOC141664104: MEKINIRRRPGSRADCLNFIRKSFDEAKFKDLTSGLDRIFYEESKGGSHRACLRLRLGKETGVIFDKVLKFPNYTVYQKLVVTSPRSSSSLSRTLNCQNTCSSINMSLHDQRDKYGARRVDIELQKLDLDDREYAAIMYELNCDAVKREFFLNRKEEGKRGYVIRMLKMVIEMFPSVQLDCRGIPNQFGHSKDYYSRLEVNTKKT